The nucleotide window ATGATTGATCTGAGACTTGGAATGGGACTCTACTACCCACAGGAGTTATACTTTTACCTTCCAGAAACTATGCAAAACACTCTATCCAAAGAGAAACCAGAAGTCTTTTACCAAAAAAGTCAAAGATATAAATGATCCTCCTTCTGTTGTCTGTATGCTTGTGTCTGTTGTGCTTAATTTTATGAAGTCAAATAGTAAAAGGAATATTGTACAAAAATTCAAGCCTCTGATTTCCTCTTTCAAACAGTTCAGGTATTCTCATTTCTGGAAATCCATGGTCAAACAGAATATATTCTAGTGTTCCTCTTATCCCCAAAACTCTGGTAAGACTTGGTTATAGGGGTCTTAtttcattggcttccctggtcaGAGCCTTTTCCTGCCATCATTAAATATCTGTATGTCTCATACATGCAGAACACTCACTTGGATTGAGCCCCTGTCTTTAGAATGTGGAGAAGTCTCTCTCGAATTTGTTTAGTGCGAACAGCATAGACAACTGGATTGAGGATAGGTGGGATGAGGAGGTAAAAGTTGGCCAAAAGGATATGAATATGGGGAGGGACATGATGGCCAAAGCGGTGAGTGAGAGAGGACACAGCAATGGGTATGTAAAAGACAAGGATAGCACAAATATGAGAACTGCATGTACCTAGGGTTTTAAGCCTAGCCTCAGGGGTGGCCAACCCCATTACCGTTCTAAAAATCATCGCATAGGAGGCAGTGATGGCTAATGAATCCAGGATCAATACCAGGAAGCCAATTCCCATTCCGTATAAGTTGTTGACTGTGGTGTCACCACAAGCCAAGGTGACCACAGCCATGTGCTCACAGTAGGAGTGGGTAATGATTTGGGTCCGGTAAAGGGGCAGCCTAAGTCGAATCATTATAGGCAGGGGTCCAATGTAGAGTACTCCACGGAGCAGAGCAGCCAAGCCCAAATGTTTCACTGCTGTATGGGTGAGCACTGAGGTATGGCGTAGTGGGTTACAGATGGCCACGTAGCGATCAAAAGCCATGGCAAGGAAGATGCCTGACTCAACAGTGGCAAagcaatggataaagaacatCTGGGCCAAGCAAGCATCCAGGTCAAGGTGGTGGGCATCAAACCAGAAGATGGCTAGCAGTTTGGGCATGGTAGAGGTTGACAGGACTAAGTCAATGACAGCCAACATGCACAGAAAGAAGTACATGGGCTGGTGCAGGCTGTGCTCCAACTTTATCACTGCCAAGATGGTCACATTCCCCACCACAGCCACCAGGTACATGGAGCTGAAGGGGATGGAGAGCCAGATGTGCAGAGATTCCAACCCTGGGATGCCAGTGAGCCAGAAAGAAGTAGGTACCAAGCAGGCATTATTAGACAGGAACATGTTTGAAACTGTAGAGTATCTAAGGGACAGGAGCTCTTAGTTTTAGATATTTACTCCTATGACAGATATGCCTCTGGAAACTGTAGGCTACTGGAATCTTATTTCCATTCTGGGTCACTGGTGGAACCTACAATAAAGAAGAATTTTGAGAACCTACTTGAAAATTGACATTATGTATTTTACAAAAGACTATGCCTGAAAACACCCACCAGTATATCTAGGTATGCTCATGACTTCTACTGCTAAATGCTCTtccatttcctttaggaaattgtTCCCCCAAACAAAATTACTGGGTCAAAGGGGATGAACAATTTTAGGGACTTCTACACTGGAAAATATAAAGTTTAGTGTGCAGTGATTAAATGTAAATCCATGTAGTAATGTTTGGCCTAATGCCTGCATATGCTTCTCTTCACTGTATACAGAATAACATCAATAACACTGGCTAGCTATTTGAAATTCcctattttataatgaaaatttggaaaaatgtaCT belongs to Bos indicus x Bos taurus breed Angus x Brahman F1 hybrid chromosome 15, Bos_hybrid_MaternalHap_v2.0, whole genome shotgun sequence and includes:
- the LOC113905123 gene encoding olfactory receptor 52M1-like, producing the protein MFLSNNACLVPTSFWLTGIPGLESLHIWLSIPFSSMYLVAVVGNVTILAVIKLEHSLHQPMYFFLCMLAVIDLVLSTSTMPKLLAIFWFDAHHLDLDACLAQMFFIHCFATVESGIFLAMAFDRYVAICNPLRHTSVLTHTAVKHLGLAALLRGVLYIGPLPIMIRLRLPLYRTQIITHSYCEHMAVVTLACGDTTVNNLYGMGIGFLVLILDSLAITASYAMIFRTVMGLATPEARLKTLGTCSSHICAILVFYIPIAVSSLTHRFGHHVPPHIHILLANFYLLIPPILNPVVYAVRTKQIRERLLHILKTGAQSK